Below is a window of Impatiens glandulifera chromosome 2, dImpGla2.1, whole genome shotgun sequence DNA.
aaaaatttaaaggtaaaaagaaaataatgatttgtGTTGATTTTTAGgaagtaatgattatttttagtaaaaaaacttaaaaagtattgatatatataaataaaataaaaaatattttaatattttgattaatgaaataagtgatgtAATTGTTaagaaaaattgattaaaaaattgattttatatgaaattttaaaataatttaaagagaaCAAGGCTTAGATGTAATTtgaataacattaaataaaataataataataataatcagtgattattttaagaatgtgataattttttatttcgtaaaaatctttaaaagagtattgatataaataaaataatattttaatattttaattaattaatgtagtGATTTAATGATTACAGTGAAACAATGATTAATTGTTTTTAGTTATTCTGATGCTATAACACTATAAAGTTTATGGaggattttcttttaaataatattggttatttacaaaataataatttgtaataattttgagaaaataaatattttttttgataaaagttataaatttattaatatatattaaaataaaaaataaatataaattattttaataaaataagtgatttaataGTTAAGAATAGAAGTAAAATGATTCGGATTAAATTGAGttattatcatttgaattaattgtttaaaatatgtttaatatttattgttttaatctcataaaaagttataatatatttatttgataatgaagataatataataaaataaaaaatttgtgagTTAGAgctttttcttaaataaatttgaatttaattatatgatgaatttatttattagaaaaattaaaaaaaattaatatataatgataaattatatattttttgaaataaaaaatattttaatgttttaattaattattgaaagtgtaattaattaaagatatagTTGAAGTGATGTTTTAACAGCTTAAAtggaagatatttttttaactaatttcttaaaacaaaaaatgtttTCTATATGGCATTCGTACACTGAGAGACATTAAAGAAACTTAAATATGGTTGgtataaaacattattaaattaaataaaaataaaataaaacttgaaAAATCCAATTTTACTGCTAAAACCACGTGCCATATTGCATTCTGTTTGAAGACTTTAGTAAATGACAATAATACCCATTTCCATTCTTAAAGCTTGTTTGCTGTTTggtattgagtttattttttaaatattttattaatcgaAAATAgtagattttgtattttttaattgcttaaattattataatattatttttacattcaaaattattatttaataaataaaataaaatatttttatattttaaaatgattttatagtTAAAAAGTAATATCAAACTAGGTCTTATTCATAAACAACGTTCTCTTTTAGCAGAAAGTAAGCCCTTTTTACCGACAAGggtctagagagagaaagagagtgaGAACTgagaagaacaagaagatgcaACCGTATAACGGCGGTGGCGGCggtggcggcggcggcggtAGCAACAACCGGGCGGAGGCGGAGCGATGGGTCGGAATCGCCGAGAAGCTTCTGGCGGGTCGCGACCTGGTCGGCACAAAGACATTTGCGATTCGTGCCCGGGAATCCGACCCAAGATTCGATGCCGCTGACCTAATCTTGGCAGTCGCCGATACGCTCTTAGCCAGCGAGAAGCAGATCAATAACCAACCGGACTGGTATAGTATTCTTCAGCTTCCGACTCTGTGTCTAGACATGGACCTAATCGCGAACCAGTATCGTCGGTTGGCCCTGCTTCTTAACCCTCATAAGAACCGACTTCCTTACGCCGATCAAGCTTTCACAATGGTCTCTTACGCCTGGTCAGTTCTTTCAGACCCTAACAAAAAGTTTCTATATGATAACGAGATCAATAATATGTTTACTAGATTTGAACCCACCCCACCAAATCGCCCAAATGAAATTAACcttcaatttgttcaaaaccctatccaacaacaacaacctCCACCACAGTTTCCACCTGTCCAACCACCACCGCAATGGCAGCAGCTTCCACCTACGCAGCATCATCACCGGCCAAATCTTCCACCTTTTCAGTCCCAAATCCAGCATCACCCGCAACAATTTCCACCGGGGCAGCTGCAAAATCAGCACCTCACGCCACAGGTTCCACATTTTCAGCCCCCAAAGCAGCCACAGCTCCCGACCCAGACCCAGACCCAGCAGCATGTTGTGAGGGAAAACCCTGTAAATGAACAAGTGCAACCTAATAGATCTATGGAAGACAAGGATGCTTCTGAAGAAAGTGAAGgcagtgaagaagaagatgaggaaTCAACGTTTTGGACTGCATGTCCTTATTGTTACTACATGTATGAATATCCTGGAGTTTACAAAGGTTGCACATTTAGATGCCATAACTGCAAAAGGGCATTTCACGGATTGAAAATCGAGTCTCCCCCATCTGCTGCACTTGATGGAAAAGATTCATATTTCTGCTGTTGGGGTTTCATCCCATTAGCAGGATCTATGACAAATCCGACTAAGAAAAAGAAGCGGCAAGATTGGTCTCCTTTCTCCCAGATGATTCCATGTCCTCCTGCTGTTAAAAAGGCAGAAACTAGAAAGCAGCCACCCGCCGATGACAATGAAGATAAAGATGACATCTTTCTTGATGTATCGTCAAGCGACAACAGCTCTGATGGTGACTGGCGATCTAACAGTGCGAGTAGGAAGAAGAAAGCGAAATATACAAAGGAAACAAGTCAGAGTAAAAATGTGAACAATAGGGAAGCAGATAAAGGGAAGAATGTAGAAGGAGATCCACAAAATATCTCTATGGCTGCTGAGAGTAGTAGGAAAGGTGCATCTTCTTCAAACAATCTGAAGAAAGTGCAGAGTAATGTTCCTAAAGAATGGGGGAGATTGGACTTAAATGTGGAGTTCAGTAACAATGAGACAGAAGAGTCTGGTTCAGGAGTTAGGGTAGGAGGAGGAGCTGGGAGTGGGAGACCAGTTCATGCTGAggaggaagatgaagaagaagatgaaccaGAAGAAGGCATTGAGGGGATAGGTTTCTTTGAAGGACTTGATGATTTTTTGAGCAGTTTACCCATCCTTAATGTTGTTGGGGaagataataataaagttaaggcAGCCTAGCCTAGCCCAGGTGATCATCCATCATATGGAAAATTAAAACCCCTAAATTTTTTAGTAGTCCTTTCTTTTTCATGCTGGCTGGTAGGTATTGGTTAATGTAATGGGAGAATATTTTGGCTGAATTGTAAATGGTGGAAACTCACTCTTATTAAATAACTAGCTAGGAGTTTTTACTAATGAATATCTTTCCCTTGTTTACAATTTTTATGCACAATAATGACATCTAATTTTTTTGATGGATATTGTTAGATTTGTTGGTTGAATGGCAATTGGATGTTGATGAACACGCATCATTGTTGTAACCCATTCACTGACTTCtccatcaaaatattttcataaacaagattatttgaaataatcttCACAATTCAACATCAATGACCAAAGTTCCAAGGGGTTTCGAAATGTTATTGTTTCACCTTCTTCCTTTTAGCATGAAACCTTGCTTGATAAAGTGCAATTTCAATGGGACCATCAAGCAGATGAACACGGCAACAAATGTATGCATTACATAATATAAGGCTAGGCTAGGCTATAGGCTAAGCCAGTCTCATATTTGCCAAAATGAAAACTGTTTTTCacagaaaaaaaattaaaaaggagAACACAACCAGTCACCAGAAGTGTCTGTCTGgcttaatatttatataattgtacaTAACAATTATAACAAACACATTTGCAAGAGCAAAAGTGCCGAGATTTTGTTCTATGCTTTTGCAACAGCAGCAGGCTCAGGTAGGAGGATAACCTCGACATTGTCATGAACTCCTTGTAGAAGCAGCTCTCCTTCAAATTTCAGGACCTTGCGTTTCTTTGCAGCCCTCAAAGTCCCAACTAGTGCTTCAAATATATTGGCACATTGATCATCATTAAACAGCACTCCAAATGTCACCTTCACAAAGAGAATTTGATGTAGAAATCACACAAGTAGacaaatataaagttatatacATGATTCTTAGCTTGTTCCATTACTAAGCAGTGGGCATCTTAAACtcctaaaaaaatatgacatttgaatggttttgatgatgaagaagcaACATTTCCAAACAACCCAATATGGATATTTACATACACATCAACAATGTCTATTCTAACCTCTTAGTTCAATGAAAGAAATCATTTAGTTGAAGAGACTATGTGAAAGTTTAATCTTAACCCAGGAGCGAAATCAGACATGATCACAATGTAAAACACAGAGATTGCCAAATAAGGTTGTTAATCTGTTTCAGTAAAGCAGATCAAGATAATTGAACCTGATTTCTCAtagaataaaacataaaatcagACAGTTGTCGTTATAAAGCATAGAAACAATAGATCTGAGGTCAATGATAAACCAGATCATATTgtatttgtttgggtttgacgAAAAGAAATGAATATATAGGTGATGGATGGATCTTTGAGAAAATAATAAGCTTGTAGAAttggaaatggaaatggaaatggaaatggaTATGCATATTTACCGTATAGGAGCCATCATCTTGGGCCTTGCCAAGTCTCTTGATTTCTTCCTTGAGACGTTCAACTTCTTCCTCAACATTCATGATTTCaactttctttcttcttcttcttcttcccaaTTTCTTCTTTTCTCCGTAGATCTCCCCCCTCTTTATTCCCAATTTTCTGGCCCCAGATCTTTTTAGCGCAGGCTTGTTTGGTTTTGAGTTTTATCTAAAGaagaatacatttttattttattttcaatcaaCAAATATTGTTATATCACAAATAATATGGAAATCCTATAGATTCATAAAATGTTGGGATGAAATAAGATTACTTGAAAAGTAATAATGAAATCCTTTATAATACAACATCTTTAGATTCATAAAATGTCAGgataaaattagattatttgaaatataaaaattataacaaaatattaaccTAAAAGCTTTTATTATTTGgactttcttttttaatttaaaaaatatctatcaTATCAATGCTAAAATATCACTATTGAATAAATTTTAGTAATTCATAGTAAAAATATCTCGttgacaaaaatatttttataaaaattctaaagaatttatgtattttcaatAATCATAGTGGTTCGatacgtatcattcataatactattattatgacgtttcTGAGATTCGTTCAGAAAATCAGTGAGTCTGTCTGGGAGTTGGTCGTTCTTCTTAAGGATTTACGAGCtcaaatttttcttttttttgtttattatttttatgtcatattttgttgctgtgcttaaacgattttttgttttgtttttaatatacatgaactttaaaaaaaaaaaaactctaaagaatcttaaaataccacatatcaaacaagttctagGTGATAGACAAATTCAAAGTTTattaaatgtgttttttttttatgtcaattGGGATATACTGTacagtaataaaaaaattataagtttttaagAATGAATGTAATTACAAAATTCCTTTGACCTTTGGAATTTGGCAGCAATAATTGCTAGCTTTTGGATCTTGTTTGGTTTTCTGTTAATTAAAAACTTTAGATTATGAATTCAATATAGATGACAATGGAGCGATAGTTggagatttttttataactatccTCTTCTAATctaatttttgagaattttcgcggtataatttatatcatatatatattttttttctataatagaatgatattttaatataatatattaaaattttatactattataaataaatttaaaagttttataaaatatgaaagataaaatgaatatattgttttgtttatagTGTTGGTGTTGGGTATGAAATAACAGGGATATAAAGGGGAATTTGAATAGATGACCCTAAAAACAGGTGAAATACGGAAATTGaggtgaataatttaaatagcgttggtgaccattttttttaatgacaattgtaccattgcgtaacgcaactctAGTTGCGTGACGtaatcgaatttttttttttcaaattttttttttcgtctcaCGATTacgtgacgcgattgcgtaacgcaacactgaggcattttcgtccaaaaaaatttcataattaaattttttttaaaaataaaaaattgtgtcACGCAACTGAGACATTTtcgttcaaaaataataaaagggtTACTAgagctatttaaattatccatttttttagggtcatttgctcaaatttcccaatACCATGGCAATTATTATATAAGATTAGGGGACAAATATACCTTAGATATAAGTTTAGGTGCTAATTTGATATTTCCCTCAATCGATGTTCATATTCTATCTTGTCCGAATTCTATCTTCCCTCTCCAAGTTTCCGGCTTCACGAAGATCAGTGAACCTCAATCACTAACAAggtaatattttttctcaatctCTCGTATGCCATTATACGATATTTGACCTAGATTCAATTTTGAATCATACTATTTCCACTCTCAAGTTCGATTGGAGCCCTGTAATGACGGAAATCAATGAGCAACTCTCTGTTTACCCAACAAATTCCACGGATTTACATCACCATCAAGAAAACCAGATCGtggacgaagaagaagaagacgacgaCGTTGCAGGCGGAGAGTCGATAGATAACCCTCACATCCGATTCGAATCTCACGTTCTACACGATGATGGTAGCGTTGGCCCGATTAATGGCGTCGAACAACCTCTTCATCCTCATGATTTCTATACCAATGCTTCTGAAATTGTTCCGGTCACTGACAACGGTGGAACCGACCAGCTCACGTTGTCTTTTCAGGGAGAGGTTTATGTCTTCGATTCCATTACGCCTGAAAAGGTGAAGTTTTACTATTATATTGCCTTAGTTTTGCTTGAATTTTCACAATTTCACACTTCTATGATGACTATACAATGTGGTTAGCTAGTATAATCACTTGCTTAAAACTGTCTATTGATCTAGCTTTGCAAGGCTTTTTctgttttagggtttagggtttcaCTCGGCTTGATGTTTAATCAGTTCTTTCACAGGTACAAGCAGTTCTATTACTATTGGGTGGGTATGAGGTGCCGGCTGGCATTTCAACCATTGGTGTGAACCCACAGATTCGAAAGGTATTTATGTGACAATGCTCAGTTCATTGATAACTTCACACATCTCAGCTTCTTTTGTTTGATATGTTTTCTGTCTGCAAATGTTGTAGGCTTCAGATGATTTCCCATGTAGATCAAGTCAGTCACAAAGGGCTGCCTCTTTGTCTCGATTTAGGGAGAAGAGGAAAGAAAGATGTTTTGACAAGAAAATTCGTTACACGGTGCGAAAAGAAGTTGCACTCAGGTACTCTCAAGATATTAGGCTATTGTTTTCTTTCTTATGGAGCTTGCTTTGTGGTCCAGGGTTTGTAAATATGAAATTGatcttattttcattcttatGGTAATCCCTTTTATGGAATATAGAAAGACTAGATGCTAGAAAGAATGTACAATATGAATTGCTATGTATAAAAACCTTGTTTGATTAGTTTTAACCTATTTCTTATTCATACTTGTTGATTTAACCTACTCCACTTGAGATCATAAGTAGATTTTTTTGATGTAGTCAGACAGAATTTGGTTTTCTGTTTAcgttttgttgttttaattgAACTGGACAGGATGCAGCGGAAAAAAGGTCAATTTACTTCATCCAAGTCAATATCAGACGAAGGGCCTTCAGATGGTGATGGTACTACATATGAGCAGGAAACTTTGTAAGTCAAAATATTTATCTACTCCCATCAGAAAAAGGGAGCCCTTCAGATTGTGATGTTAGAAAGTCAGGGTTAAAACTGTCTCATAGCATATTCTTCTTTGACCATCCTCTGGAGCTTCTAACTTCTCTGTATCTTgatgtatgttttttttaaataatcaaatcttttgaaaaagaacattgttgaacaaaaaaatattatttaggttATTTGGGGCTTGCTCCATTTGAATCTCGTTTGTGAAGGGGTTTTTAGGTAAAAGTcagttttttagaaaaaaaaacctGGTTTGAGGTGTTTTCATAAAAAACTTGctttttttaaaccaaaaaaccccagtttaataaattataaaaaagttaaaagaggggtatttgattattttggtTGATGGATTGGAAGGAAAGGAGATGTGAtagaagtttttttttgtaaaattccaaagaacccaagatcaaacaaggtgGGGTTATTTGAGTTTAATCTCAATAATTCACTATCCTATCACCAATCATATTATcgatcaaatcattcaaaatactaaaatacctttcaattttatttcaaatcagAAACCAAAATACTCTTTAAAAGCAAGGGTAAAATGTAAAACAGTCTCAAATAACTGTTTATCTGGATTGGGACGTGAACAAGCCTTTtggttaaattactaaaatatactttgtattaaatattagttGACGATTCAAATGATTTGATGGTTAAATGACTAAAGCAatgatattttcatattttagttgataattcaaatgatttgattcgttgaattcatcaaacaaggccttggtTTCCACCTATTCCACCATGATTTTAAATTGTGAGAATATGTTTCAGGATAAAGATGGTCTTACAAATTGTTATGCCTGTTGTTGGTTTGGTATAGATGTGCACACTGTGGGATAAACTCAAAATCCACCCCAATGATGCGACGTGGCCCGACTGGACCAAGGACTTTGTGTAACGCTTGTGGACTTAAATGGGCAAATAAGGTGTGTTGTGCTCTTATAAGATCCTTTTTTGTTGGTTTAAAGATTGTTTTGAttttgggttttcttttgtttaatgTAAATACTGGTTTACTTAGAAAGTTTATGTATCTTCTTTGTACTCTTTGGTTTAATTTCTGTATTGAAACTTCAATCAAAACCTCTGAGTATGATTTCTTCAGGGCGTTCTAAAAGATATCCCCAAAGCAATGTCAACGAATATCGGAACACAAAACAACAACATTAAAGTGATTGAACAGGTTCTGCTGGtgttaatgaaatattttatgtttgctAGATCACTTGTTATACTTGTTATGTCTCATTTTGTGACAGGCTTTGATTCTTTTTTGCGTTTGTTGTAGAAAGTAATAACCGATCCGACTGAAATGGCGAATAGTTCTCAACTGTAGCAGCAGCTACATTTGGAATTTTGATAATCATGCAATTGTGGAAGCATTTGTTAGCGAAAACAGGAAGCTTCAATTTGTGTTTCTAGTTGGGTGGAATTGAAAAATTTGTAGTATATTATAATTGGTTTTATTGAAAAAGGAAATATGGTATTTCTtctattaaaagtatttttcatAACATGTGGACAGTTGTAAAATATTTAGAGATTAATAATTAGATGGATGAACTTTTTAAGactcatttatatttatcaacagttacttttaagtttttttttattatttctttttacatAATTGTTTAAAACGGAAGCCCgccctttatttttattttttttcatttctctttagatttaaatttaaataaataatcatagaaaataaaataaaataaatataaataattaatttttaataagataTACGTCTAAATAAATCttaagataatttatataattgtcatgttattaatatgtaaaaatttctttcaaataatacttagtttttattattttattttttgtttaaataattatagcATAAcctatttgtaaataatttgttaatggctatttattttttttagaaaaccttattaaatttaaacccAATACATATTCATTCTGTAgtaattataatgaattaaaaattcgatagttgaaaaaaattataaaatgtttagttagaaaaaatttaacaatttaaattgaaagttctttttttatgattatttagttaaaaattatgattcataattttttttataagaaattaattctttttaaattcaGGGagttatttataagaaatttaattaataaataaaacttaataacatttaaaaaaaaaaaaattggtgatttaaaaattaaattatataaataatttacaaaatataaaattttctaaatttttttgaatgatCATAGAATTTAACTAGGGTTcctaaataaaacaaactctTTTGAATTCGTAAACTATTAATGTTAAAGTAGAGTAAGAAAAAACgaacaaataaaacattattaaaaaaaatttagccaaatattatgagtttaattaaaattatcattaaatcGAGGGTGGtcacaaacataaaaaaatgtcattccaaAATGATGATCTATTGTTTACATAAATGATAAACTTATACAATTGTAATTATAGGAGGatacaattataattttataggaaatatcaaatcaaataacttaaaaataacttcaaattgaattgttttttttttttttctattttacttTCTTAATACTTTTAAGAAGGAAACGAACAAGAATTCGAGAAATAATCACTATACAATCTAATCTAATGGTATAAATTCCAAATGATCCATCAACGATTCActatattattgaattaaaaaaattgaagaaaaaaaaaactcaattaaataGGATCTCGAACCAAATAAATGCAACCCTAACTTtgaataaaaaagattaaaaaaataattctccAACACTAGAAAAGCCATgagtgagatttttttttttatttttacaattttagatTTAATGTTATTGAGagaaattattcttttaaattaatattacatcaaattttaaattatcataatttcaaacaaatatattttttctaaacttttaaaaatgatgtATGAAGTTTCAAAACaaagtaaatataaaagattatttttagagatgttattttatattattgtaaattaattctttttatatttgaatgaatatattttttacttaaaaaaaaaaaaaatacacaataaataaaaagtaaataaatcaaTCTCTCTATTgccatttcttcatcttcttcttctttcttctccaccTGTGAGTTTCGCGTAGATTTCGTACATCGTCCGcgcattttctctctcttcaaaaaaaagaaaagaaaagaattcaAACATCTTCATTTGAAACCGCCGTAGATCATCAGATGGCCGACGATATGCTATCAACGCCGCCGCAAgcatcttcttctcctcctcgaaCCGCTCCGCTCGGATCTTCACTCATCCCGATTGCGAATAAGCTACAGGATATTTTCGCTCAGCTCGGAAGTCAATCCACTATCGAACTCCCTCAAGTGGCCGTCGTCGGCAGCCAAAGCAGCGGCAAGTCCAGCGTACTTGAAGCCCTAGTCGGTAGGGATTTCCTTCCGAGAGGTTCTGGCATCTGTACCAGACGTCCGCTAGTTCTTCAGCTCTTGCAGACGAAGAGTAAGCAGGACGGTACTGAAGAGGAGTACGGTGAATTCTTACATTTACCTGGAAAGAGATTCACCGATTTCAATGAAATTAGGAGTGAAATACAGGTATTGTTTGGTGTCATTATAGTCTTCTTCACTTTGCTTTATTGGAAGATTTTATTGAAATTGGTCCTTACAAGATGCTATTATCAACGATTGGTATTATTGTGAtgatatcaattaaaaatgcATCAATTAATAtgatgcatacacaaaattatcaACAAAAGAGACTGAAGTCTAGTCTTCGTGCTGTTTTTGTTTGACAAATAAGGAAAATTGCATTAAAAATGAACACAAGTGTTAATGAAGAACAAATGCATATATCCACTCCTTTAAAACAGTCATTCAAAAATCTTCATATTCTATCATTTTGTTTCATAGAATAAGCTAATTGCATACTGGTTTTAACATTTCATGAAGTTGTGATGGCCATTGTCTTGAACAGTATACAATAGTACtatagttttgtttttgttttatgatCTCCTTGAATTAACATTGCTAATCTATTACTAAGTAATTACCTTATGTCAACGATCATGAACAACTGATTTATGCTTTGCTTTTATATTTAAAGGCTGAGACAGAGAGGGGGGCAGGTGGGAATAAAGGTGTTTCTGACAAGCAGATCCGTCTGAAGATATTTTCTCCAAACGTTCTTGATAT
It encodes the following:
- the LOC124925757 gene encoding chromodomain-helicase-DNA-binding protein 7-like, with product MQPYNGGGGGGGGGGSNNRAEAERWVGIAEKLLAGRDLVGTKTFAIRARESDPRFDAADLILAVADTLLASEKQINNQPDWYSILQLPTLCLDMDLIANQYRRLALLLNPHKNRLPYADQAFTMVSYAWSVLSDPNKKFLYDNEINNMFTRFEPTPPNRPNEINLQFVQNPIQQQQPPPQFPPVQPPPQWQQLPPTQHHHRPNLPPFQSQIQHHPQQFPPGQLQNQHLTPQVPHFQPPKQPQLPTQTQTQQHVVRENPVNEQVQPNRSMEDKDASEESEGSEEEDEESTFWTACPYCYYMYEYPGVYKGCTFRCHNCKRAFHGLKIESPPSAALDGKDSYFCCWGFIPLAGSMTNPTKKKKRQDWSPFSQMIPCPPAVKKAETRKQPPADDNEDKDDIFLDVSSSDNSSDGDWRSNSASRKKKAKYTKETSQSKNVNNREADKGKNVEGDPQNISMAAESSRKGASSSNNLKKVQSNVPKEWGRLDLNVEFSNNETEESGSGVRVGGGAGSGRPVHAEEEDEEEDEPEEGIEGIGFFEGLDDFLSSLPILNVVGEDNNKVKAA
- the LOC124927029 gene encoding costars family protein; the encoded protein is MNVEEEVERLKEEIKRLGKAQDDGSYTVTFGVLFNDDQCANIFEALVGTLRAAKKRKVLKFEGELLLQGVHDNVEVILLPEPAAVAKA
- the LOC124925786 gene encoding GATA transcription factor 28-like, which gives rise to MTEINEQLSVYPTNSTDLHHHQENQIVDEEEEDDDVAGGESIDNPHIRFESHVLHDDGSVGPINGVEQPLHPHDFYTNASEIVPVTDNGGTDQLTLSFQGEVYVFDSITPEKVQAVLLLLGGYEVPAGISTIGVNPQIRKASDDFPCRSSQSQRAASLSRFREKRKERCFDKKIRYTVRKEVALRMQRKKGQFTSSKSISDEGPSDGDGTTYEQETLCAHCGINSKSTPMMRRGPTGPRTLCNACGLKWANKGVLKDIPKAMSTNIGTQNNNIKVIEQKVITDPTEMANSSQL